One window from the genome of [Clostridium] celerecrescens 18A encodes:
- the gcvPB gene encoding aminomethyl-transferring glycine dehydrogenase subunit GcvPB, producing the protein MLIFEKGQEGRTMTILPECDVPVSLPEEGSLRKKSMHLPQVSENDISRHYTEIAKKAYGVNDGFYPLGSCTMKYNPKINEDIAALPGFKQIHPLQPEHTVQGCMEVLKTAEQYLCEITGMNRMTFQPAAGAHGEFTGLLLIKAYHESRGDNKRTKIIVPDSAHGTNPASATMVGYSVISIPSAEDGGVDLEELKKAVGEDTAGLMLTNPNTLGLFDRNILEITKIVHDAGGLNYYDGANLNAVMGMIRPGDMGFDVVHLNLHKTFSTPHGGGGPGSGPVGCKDLLAEFLPGTMVEEEEGYVFKYPAHTIGQVKSFYGNFLIVVRAMTYLFMLGKEGVPEASKHAVLNANYMMAQLKDVYDMAYQGPCMHEFVMSLARLKKETGVSAMDIAKGLLDYGIHPPTMYFPLIVPEALMAEPTETESKETLDQVIAVLRSLHETAMTNPEALHQAPIHTPVTRLDEVRAARNPKLKHEF; encoded by the coding sequence ATGCTGATATTTGAAAAGGGACAGGAAGGAAGAACGATGACCATTCTGCCGGAATGTGATGTGCCGGTAAGCCTGCCGGAAGAAGGCAGCTTGAGAAAAAAAAGCATGCACCTTCCCCAAGTGTCTGAAAATGATATAAGCAGGCATTATACAGAAATAGCGAAAAAGGCATATGGTGTCAATGACGGCTTTTATCCTTTGGGCTCTTGTACCATGAAATACAATCCCAAGATCAATGAAGACATAGCAGCTCTTCCTGGCTTTAAACAGATTCATCCGCTGCAGCCGGAGCATACGGTGCAGGGTTGTATGGAAGTATTAAAAACAGCAGAGCAGTACCTTTGTGAGATCACTGGAATGAACCGTATGACTTTCCAGCCGGCAGCAGGAGCCCACGGTGAATTTACCGGACTTTTGCTGATAAAAGCATATCACGAAAGCCGCGGTGACAATAAAAGAACAAAGATCATCGTACCAGATTCCGCCCATGGAACCAATCCTGCCAGTGCGACAATGGTGGGCTATTCGGTAATCAGTATCCCGTCTGCGGAAGATGGCGGAGTGGATTTGGAGGAATTAAAAAAAGCAGTTGGGGAAGATACCGCCGGACTGATGTTAACCAATCCCAATACATTAGGCCTTTTTGATAGAAACATATTGGAGATTACAAAAATCGTTCATGATGCCGGAGGACTGAATTACTATGACGGAGCAAATTTAAACGCCGTTATGGGCATGATCAGACCGGGTGACATGGGATTTGATGTGGTCCATTTAAATCTTCATAAGACGTTTTCTACTCCTCACGGAGGCGGTGGCCCGGGCAGCGGACCAGTTGGCTGCAAGGATCTCCTGGCTGAATTTTTACCCGGCACCATGGTAGAGGAAGAGGAAGGATACGTATTTAAATATCCGGCACATACCATCGGACAGGTGAAAAGCTTTTACGGTAACTTTTTAATTGTGGTCAGAGCTATGACGTATTTATTTATGCTTGGAAAAGAAGGAGTTCCGGAAGCCTCAAAGCATGCCGTATTAAACGCCAATTATATGATGGCGCAATTAAAGGATGTATATGATATGGCTTACCAGGGACCTTGCATGCATGAATTTGTCATGAGCCTGGCAAGACTTAAAAAAGAAACCGGTGTATCAGCCATGGACATTGCAAAAGGACTTTTGGACTATGGAATCCATCCGCCGACCATGTATTTTCCACTGATCGTGCCAGAAGCGTTAATGGCGGAGCCTACGGAAACGGAATCAAAAGAAACATTGGATCAAGTGATTGCTGTATTACGCAGTCTTCATGAAACAGCAATGACTAATCCGGAAGCTCTTCATCAGGCCCCCATCCACACACCAGTCACCAGACTTGATGAAGTTAGGGCAGCCAGAAATCCTAAGTTAAAGCACGAATTTTAG
- the gcvPA gene encoding aminomethyl-transferring glycine dehydrogenase subunit GcvPA: MGSFVPATDHDRKEMLSAIGIESIEDLFGQLPQEVLLKDGLNLPNGMSEMEVNKKMEGIAAKNTVFPVIFRGAGAYKHYIPSIVKSVISKETLYTAYTPYQAEMSQGILQSIYEYQTMICEITGMDVANASVYDGASAAAEAVAMCRDRKKNRAFVSAAAHPQVIETIKTYCFGNGMELTVIPEKDGITDLDFLKEHLDSQAACVYIQNPNYYGSLEPAEEIGSIAKEANARYIMGVNPISLGIIKTPIEYGADISVGEGQPLGLPLSFGGPYIGFMACTKELIRKLPGRIVGETVDSNGKTGYVLTLQAREQHIRREKALSNVCSNQALCALAVSVYLSAMGAEGLKQTAIQCMSKAHYMAEQLEAIGYSVVNQGEFFHEFVTTSKIPAEQVMGELEEHGILGGYPLTGERAGQILWCCTEMNAKDDIDRVIGILKEV, translated from the coding sequence ATGGGTTCATTTGTACCGGCAACCGACCATGATAGAAAAGAAATGCTGTCAGCGATCGGAATTGAGAGCATAGAAGACCTTTTTGGGCAGCTTCCTCAGGAAGTTTTATTAAAGGATGGATTGAATCTTCCTAACGGAATGTCTGAAATGGAAGTAAATAAAAAGATGGAAGGCATTGCAGCAAAAAATACGGTGTTTCCAGTTATTTTCAGAGGAGCAGGTGCTTACAAGCATTACATTCCTTCCATTGTAAAAAGCGTGATATCCAAAGAAACCCTGTACACTGCCTATACCCCGTATCAGGCGGAAATGAGCCAGGGAATCTTACAATCCATATATGAATACCAGACAATGATCTGTGAGATTACAGGAATGGATGTGGCCAATGCCTCCGTATATGACGGTGCGTCTGCGGCGGCTGAAGCAGTAGCTATGTGCAGGGACAGAAAGAAAAACAGGGCATTTGTTTCCGCAGCGGCTCATCCTCAGGTAATAGAAACCATAAAGACTTATTGTTTTGGAAACGGGATGGAGCTGACGGTTATTCCAGAAAAAGACGGTATAACAGATCTGGATTTTCTGAAAGAACATTTGGATAGCCAGGCCGCATGTGTTTACATTCAGAATCCAAATTATTACGGCAGTCTGGAACCGGCAGAAGAGATCGGTAGCATAGCAAAGGAAGCCAATGCCCGCTATATCATGGGCGTGAATCCTATTTCTTTGGGAATCATTAAGACGCCGATAGAATACGGTGCTGATATTTCAGTGGGAGAGGGGCAGCCCCTTGGATTGCCATTATCATTCGGCGGACCATATATCGGCTTTATGGCATGTACGAAAGAATTGATCAGAAAACTTCCGGGAAGGATCGTTGGTGAAACCGTTGATTCCAACGGAAAGACAGGCTACGTCTTAACCCTTCAGGCAAGGGAACAGCATATCCGAAGAGAAAAAGCATTAAGTAACGTCTGCTCAAACCAGGCGCTTTGTGCATTGGCAGTGTCCGTTTATTTATCCGCGATGGGGGCAGAAGGACTGAAGCAGACAGCCATTCAATGTATGTCAAAAGCTCATTACATGGCGGAGCAATTGGAAGCAATTGGATATTCGGTTGTAAACCAAGGGGAATTCTTCCACGAATTTGTGACCACTTCAAAAATCCCGGCTGAACAGGTGATGGGGGAACTGGAAGAACATGGAATTCTTGGCGGCTACCCCTTAACCGGAGAAAGAGCCGGACAGATCTTATGGTGCTGCACGGAAATGAATGCTAAGGATGACATTGACCGTGTCATTGGCATTCTGAAGGAGGTGTAA
- the gcvH gene encoding glycine cleavage system protein GcvH — translation MKVLGDLVYTKTHEWVKFEDETTALVGLTDHAQQSLGELVFVNLPEEGDDTTAGEVFADVESVKAVSDVYCPVTGVVSEINEELLDSPEKINEAPYEAWFVKITDITDKEEFLSPEEYEELVKKEME, via the coding sequence ATGAAAGTATTAGGGGATCTGGTTTACACCAAGACACATGAATGGGTAAAGTTTGAAGATGAAACAACAGCTTTGGTCGGGCTTACGGATCATGCCCAGCAATCATTGGGAGAGCTTGTTTTCGTCAATCTTCCGGAAGAAGGCGACGATACGACAGCCGGTGAAGTATTTGCTGATGTGGAATCTGTTAAGGCTGTTTCCGATGTATATTGTCCGGTAACCGGAGTTGTATCGGAAATCAATGAAGAACTTTTAGACTCACCGGAAAAGATCAATGAGGCTCCTTATGAAGCCTGGTTTGTGAAGATCACCGATATTACGGATAAAGAAGAATTCTTAAGTCCTGAGGAATACGAAGAACTTGTTAAAAAAGAAATGGAATAA